The Vicia villosa cultivar HV-30 ecotype Madison, WI linkage group LG1, Vvil1.0, whole genome shotgun sequence genome includes a region encoding these proteins:
- the LOC131633623 gene encoding SPX domain-containing protein 1 encodes MKFGKSLSSQIEKTLPEWRDKFLSYKELKKKLKNLEPAAAGEDRPAKRLRVDSGGGTSAADAGEIPKEESDFRNLLENELEKFNNFFVEKEEEYIIRLKELRDRVAKVKDYSEEMMKIRKEIVDFHGEMVLLENYSALNYTGLVKILKKYDKRTGALIRLPFIQNVLQQPFFTTDMIYKLVKECETMLDYLFPVNVPPAVGEIIPEAEGCDPSTSTTTESDGLLIPKELEEIEYMESLYMKSTISALHVLKEIRSGSSTVSMFSLPPLQLNGLEETWKKATVLEQAAK; translated from the exons ATGAAATTCGGTAAGAGCCTCAGCAGCCAGATCGAGAAAACTCTACCGGAATGGCGCGACAAGTTTCTTTCATACAAAGAACTCAAGAAGAAGCTTAAGAACTTGGAACCAGCCGCCGCCGGAGAGGACCGTCCCGCGAAACGACTTAGGGTTGATTCCGGCGGTGGTACTTCCGCCGCTGATGCCGGAGAAATTCCGAAGGAGGAGAGTGACTTTAGAAACTTGTTGGAGAATGAACTCGAGAAATTTAACAACTTCTTCGTTGAGAAGGAGGAAGAGTACATTATTAGGCTCAAG GAGTTGAGAGATAGAGTGGCCAAAGTAAAGGATTATAGTGAAGAGATGATGAAAATTCGGAAAGAAATTGTGGATTTCCATGGAGAAATGGTTTTGCTGGAGAATTACAGTGCCCTGAATTACACAG GACTAGTGAAAATACTGAAAAAATACGACAAGAGAACCGGTGCACTCATTCGTTTGCCCTTCATTCAGAATGTTTTGCAACAACCTTTTTTCACCACCGACATGATATACAAGCTTGTAAAAGAGTGTGAAACAATGCTGGACTACCTTTTTCCTGTCAATGTTCCTCCCGCCGTTGGTGAGATAATCCCCGAAGCTGAAGGATGCGATCCTTCAACTTCAACCACTACCGAGAGTGATGGTTTGCTGATACCTAAGGAGTTAGAGGAGATTGAGTACATGGAGAGCCTTTATATGAAGAGTACCATATCAGCTTTGcatgttttgaaggaaattagaaGCGGAAGCTCGACGGTAAGCATGTTTTCGTTGCCACCGTTACAATTGAATGGATTGGAAGAAACATGGAAGAAAGCCACAGTTCTTGAACAAGCAGCCAAGTAA
- the LOC131604039 gene encoding G-type lectin S-receptor-like serine/threonine-protein kinase LECRK1, with protein MNAYGYTIATITLVLFISWLLPSIGVETEAPQSELIPPGSSLSISSAHPSSWRSHSGLFSFGFYRQGNGFVVGIWFGKNNRTIVWTANRDYPPVTSTANLQFTMDGTLILKDQHGQEKVMVNANARASFASMLDSGNFVLYDSNNISKIIWQSFDFPTDTLLEGQSLPLGGQLFSSSSNHNSSTGKFYLHMRTDGDLTLYPAYTLESAWEAYWASGTAGDGRPTIQYYLYLNKTGLLQIWNRSSNSNLIATLKSDEGDQHNTGNQTIYRATLDSDGVFRLYAYHVNNESNNIIGSWPGKNTCDVKGFCGYNSYCTFNDDKPVCNCLPGYKFVDANDDTLGCERNYSKEECKGDRDAKAFYEMVPMNNIVWEDCPYFKDERMSFEQECSFACLVDCNCWAAVYKKEDGHCKKQGLPLRYAKRSHEADDSTTAFLKVGKNSIQSSKSYGKPISFPIKTTSNKSVVHIIVITSIFSVVLCSVIVISIHYIYKIRVLKYKRLTETWNFGGLNEEVSLRRFTYNELRRATNHFKEKLGKGSFGAVYKGALNKGKRLIAVKRLEKLVEEGEREFQAEVRAIGKTHHRNLVRLLGFCAEGSKRLLVYEYMINGSLGKLLFGDQRRPDWDERVKIALDIARGILYLHEECEAPIIHCDIKPQNILMDEFWTAKISDFGLAKLLMPDQTKTFTVIRGTRGYMAPEWNKNVPISPKTDVYSYGIMLLEILCCRRNIDVDHVLEPEEILLSGWAYKSFVAGEVNKLVPCEVIDNDVLENMIKVALWCIQDDPLLRPTMKGVVLMLEGVTNIAIPPCPNSNHA; from the coding sequence ATGAATGCCTATGGCTATACTATTGCAACTATCACTTTGGTTCTATTCATATCCTGGTTATTACCAAGTATTGGAGTTGAAACAGAGGCACCACAATCAGAGCTGATACCTCCCGGTTCCTCACTTTCCATTAGCAGTGCTCACCCCTCTTCATGGCGTTCCCATTCCGGCCTATTTTCCTTTGGCTTTTATCGACAAGGAAATGGCTTTGTCGTCGGAATTTGGTTTGGCAAGAATAACAGGACAATAGTATGGACTGCAAACAGGGATTATCCTCCGGTGACCTCAACTGCAAATCTACAATTTACCATGGACGGTACACTAATACTAAAGGATCAACATGGACAAGAGAAGGTTATGGTTAATGCCAATGCAAGAGCTTCCTTTGCCTCGATGCTTGATTCTGGCAACTTTGTACTATACGACAGCAATAATATTTCCAAAATCATATGGCAGAGTTTCGACTTTCCAACTGATACTTTGTTGGAGGGTCAATCTCTACCTCTTGGAGGCCAACTGTTCTCTAGTTCATCAAACCACAATAGCTCAACTGGAAAGTTTTATCTCCATATGCGGACTGATGGAGATCTTACTCTCTATCCAGCATACACATTAGAATCAGCTTGGGAAGCTTATTGGGCCTCTGGTACCGCTGGAGATGGTAGGCCAACTATTCAATATTATCTTTACCTCAACAAAACCGGTTTACTGCAGATCTGGAATAGAAGCAGTAATTCTAACCTTATTGCCACTTTGAAAAGTGATGAAGGGGACCAGCACAACACTGGAAACCAGACTATTTATCGTGCAACCCTTGATTCTGATGGGGTTTTTCGGCTGTATGCTTATCATGTTAACAATGAAAGCAATAATATTATAGGAAGTTGGCCAGGGAAGAATACATGTGATGTAAAAGGGTTTTGTGGCTACAACAGTTACTGCACATTCAATGATGACAAACCAGTGTGCAATTGTCTCCCGGGTTATAAATTTGTAGATGCAAATGATGATACTCTTGGCTGTGAAAGGAACTATTCAAAAGAAGAATGTAAAGGGGACAGAGATGCTAAGGCCTTTTATGAAATGGTCCCGATGAACAATATTGTATGGGAGGACTGTCCTTATTTCAAAGATGAACGGATGTCGTTTGAACAAGAATGTTCATTTGCTTGCTTGGTTGATTGCAACTGTTGGGCTGCAGTTTACAAAAAAGAAGACGGCCATTGCAAGAAACAAGGTCTGCCTTTGAGATATGCCAAACGATCACATGAAGCTGACGATTCTACCACGGCTTTCTTAAAGGTTGGAAAGAATAGCATCCAAAGTTCAAAGTCGTATGGAAAACCTATTTCTTTTCCAATCAAGACTACAAGTAACAAATCAGTAGTGCACATTATTGTCATTACATCCATATTTAGTGTTGTTTTGTGTTCAGTGATTGTAATATCCATCCATTACATATACAAGATTCGGGTACTGAAGTACAAAAGACTAACAGAGACTTGGAACTTTGGAGGGCTGAATGAAGAGGTGTCTTTGAGAAGGTTTACATACAATGAGCTAAGAAGGGCAACAAATCATTTCAAGGAAAAGTTGGGTAAGGGCTCTTTTGGAGCAGTTTACAAAGGAGCCTTAAACAAAGGTAAGAGATTGATTGCAGTGAAGAGACTAGAGAAGTTGGtggaagaaggagaaagagagtTTCAAGCAGAAGTGAGAGCCATTGGAAAAACCCACCACAGGAACCTAGTTAGATTGCTTGGTTTTTGTGCTGAGGGTTCTAAAAGGCTTCTAGTTTATGAATACATGATCAATGGTTCACTTGGAAAGCTTCTGTTTGGTGATCAAAGACGTCCCGACTGGGATGAGAGAGTAAAAATAGCACTAGATATTGCTAGAGGGATATTGTATCTCCATGAAGAGTGTGAGGCACCAATCATTCATTGTGACATAAAGCCTCAAAACATTTTGATGGATGAGTTTTGGACTGCTAAGATATCTGATTTTGGTCTTGCAAAACTTCTAATGCCAGACCAAACCAAAACTTTCACGGTGATTAGAGGGACAAGAGGCTATATGGCTCCGGAATGGAACAAGAACGTGCCAATATCACCGAAGACAGATGTTTATAGCTATGGAATAATGCTGCTGGAAATTTTGTGTTGCAGAAGAAACATAGATGTTGATCATGTGTTGGAACCTGAGGAGATTCTTCTCTCTGGTTGGGCTTATAAGAGCTTTGTTGCAGGAGAGGTGAATAAGCTTGTTCCTTGCGAAGTCATCGATAACGATGTCTTAGAAAATATGATTAAGGTGGCTCTTTGGTGTATCCAAGATGACCCTCTTCTCAGGCCAACAATGAAGGGTGTGGTGTTGATGTTGGAAGGAGTTACTAATATAGCAATTCCTCCTTGTCCAAATTCCAATCATGCATAG
- the LOC131610264 gene encoding uncharacterized protein LOC131610264, translating into MSFSIIGWLDIWRLLDMDGAVQCEIIYKVTVVCLLNSIWKARNMVRFNDTLISFSSSISSIMATVFSAGNAVSIDSYIGIEDFVILKNFKVSIRSLRAPNNREVLWQPLPRGWFKLNCDGAATSISSVCGGLARDVDGCFVGALASFLDTSNSFIAELTGAMQAIELAHEKN; encoded by the coding sequence ATGTCATTTTCTATTATTGGTTGGTTGGACATTTGGAGGTTACTGGATATGGATGGTGCGGTTCAATGCGAGATCATATACAAAGTGACGGTTGTTTGCCTTCTCAATTCGATTTGGAAAGCTCGGAATATGGTTAGATTTAATGATACTTTAATTTCTTTCTCATCTTCGATTTCTTCTATTATGGCTACTGTCTTTTCTGCTGGAAATGCGGTGAGTATTGACTCGTATATTGGTATAGAGGACTTCGTGATCCTCAAGAATTTTAAGGTTAGTATCCGGTCTCTAAGAGCCCCCAATAATCGGGAGGTGTTATGGCAGCCCCTTCCTAGGGGTTGGTTTAAGCTAAATTGTGACGGTGCTGCAACTTCCATTTCTTCAGTTTGTGGGGGTCTTGCTAGAGATGTTGATGGTTGTTTTGTTGGCGCTTTGGCGTCTTTTTTAGATACTTCTAATTCTTTCATTGCCGAACTCACGGGTGCTATGCAAGCAATTGAGTTAGCTCATGAGAAGAATTGA